The Bradyrhizobium sp. WSM471 genome includes the window CCCCGTCATAGGGATTCGAGGTGTTCATGTTGGTCTCGGTCATGCCGTAGCGCTCGAGCACCGCATGCCCCGTGCGGGCCGACCATTCGCGATGGGTTTCGGCCAGCAGCGGCGCGGAGCCCGAGATGAACAGCCGCATGTGTTGTGTGGTTTCGCGCGACAGCGCGGCGTTCTGGAGCAGGCGGGTATAGAACGTCGGCACGCCCATCAGCACCGTGGCGCGCGCCATCAGCTTGATGATCAGATCCGGGTCGAGCTTCGGCAGGAAGATCATCGACGCCCGCGCGAACAGCGTCACGTTGGTCGCCACGAACAGGCCGTGGGTGTGGTAGATCGGCAGCGCGTGGATCAGCACGTCCTTGTCGGTGAAGCGCCAGAAGCCGACCAGCGAGAGCGAGTTCGACGCCAGATTGTCGTGGGTCAGCATCGCGCCCTTGGAGCGGCCGGTGGTGCCGGAGGTGTAGAGGATCGCGGCGAGATCGTCGTTTGCGCGCGACACCGTGGTGAATTCGCTGCTCGCCTTGTCGGCGGCGTCCGTCAGCGAGCCCTTGCCGTCAGGCCCGAGTGTCTCGATTTTCGCCTTCACCTTGGCCGCGATGGGACCGAGGCCCTCCGCCTTGGAGGGATCGCAGACCACCAGCGAGGGCTCGGCATCGCCGATGAAATAGTCGAGCTCGTTCAGCGTATAGGCGGTGTTGAGCGGCAGGTAGACCGCGCCGGCCCGCACCGTGGCCAAATAAAGCACGATGTTGGCCACGGATTTCTCGACCTGAACCGCAACGCGGTCGCCGGGCTTCACGCCGCGCGCGACCAGCACATTGGCCATCTGTCCGGCCCGGGCGATCAAATCGCCATAGCTGATGCGGGCCCCGTCATGCGTCTCG containing:
- a CDS encoding malonyl-CoA synthase yields the protein MNQAANANLFSRLFDGLDDPMRLAIETHDGARISYGDLIARAGQMANVLVARGVKPGDRVAVQVEKSVANIVLYLATVRAGAVYLPLNTAYTLNELDYFIGDAEPSLVVCDPSKAEGLGPIAAKVKAKIETLGPDGKGSLTDAADKASSEFTTVSRANDDLAAILYTSGTTGRSKGAMLTHDNLASNSLSLVGFWRFTDKDVLIHALPIYHTHGLFVATNVTLFARASMIFLPKLDPDLIIKLMARATVLMGVPTFYTRLLQNAALSRETTQHMRLFISGSAPLLAETHREWSARTGHAVLERYGMTETNMNTSNPYDGERVPGAVGFPLPGVSVRVTDPETGKELPRDEIGMIEVKGPNVFKGYWRMPEKTKAEFRDDGFFITGDLGKIDAKGYVHILGRGKDLVISGGFNVYPKEIESEIDAMPGVIESAVIGVPHADFGEGVTAVLVCNKGADVTEAAVLKALDGRLAKFKMPKRVFVVDELPRNTMGKVQKNVLRDTYKDLYAKK